GGTGGCAAGTTCAGGCAAGTTCCTCGTCTCCACAGAGAACGCACGGCAACATGTTCCATACAGAACGTCACCCACGGCGGAGGTGGACACCATGGCCCTGCGTAAACTCGGTAAGGACCCCGAGAGCCCCAACGGAGGCTCTCCCACGGTGTACCTGGACGACACCACGGACAACTACCTTGTCCAGGGGTTGAAAGTGTTGGACAAGGAGCGCCTGACTCAAATGGACATCCCCGAGCACGAGACGGTGGTGGAGATCCCCAGGCGCCTGGCTCAGTTCTTCCTGGAGGTGAAGAGTGGGAAACGTACCGACGTTTGACGAGCTGTTCCAGAACTGCCAGAGCTCGGCGGTACATCTGGAGATGCGCGACGGCTATATGAAGTCGGATCCCGTCTTCATCGATTGGCGCGCCGGTCAGCGGATCGATCCGGCCGAGCGCTGGCCCGACTGGTACGAACTGGTGGCTGAAGCGAACGGTCGTGGCGTGGAGGTGCGCCGGGCCCGCATCGTTTCGGAACCCGTCAGCGAGTACATTCGCTTCGAGTACGAGGTGACGGAGGGACTGAACGTCTCGGCCGGCGAGAAGATCCGTTGGCTCTCACGCCGTCACGCGACGAACATCGCTCTCCCCGGCAACGACTTCTGGCTGTTCGACGGGAACCTTGTCCTCGTCAATCACTTCGACGGGGACGGCGACTCTCTGGAACACGAGTTGACGACCGACCCCGACGTGGCAAAGCTCTGTGCCTCAGCTTTCGAGACCGTGTGGGAGCTTGGAACGCCGCACGAGGAGTATCGGCTGAGCTGATCGCCTGAATCACGCGGACGACTCACGTCATGCGATCTTCACAGCAGCCGCCACAACTGTCCTCTTCAAGCGTCCAAGAAGCCACAAAGGCCCTGGGCCAACGTCTGCGTGAGATTCGGAGGAACGCCGGACTCACGGCTCGGGCATTGGCCCAGCAGGCCGACTGGCACAAGTCGAAGTGCTCCCGCTTCGAGAGCGGGAGCCGACGTCCTTCGGAGACCGACCTTCGTGCCTGGGCACTTCACTGCGGCGTTCCGGAGCTTGCCGAAGAACTCGTGACCACAGCGCGTGGCATCGAAGGAATGTACGTCGAGTGGCGCCGGATGGAGCAGACGGGCCTCAGACACGTTCAGGAATCCGTACTCCCCCTCTGGGAACGAACTCGGCGCTTTCGTATCTACTCGTCCTGGCTCATTCCGGGGCCCGTACAGACAGCGGCCTACATCGAAGCCCTGTTGAGGTCCCTCCGTGACCGTCGGCGGCTCGTCGACGATGTGGAGCAGGCCGTCCGGGTGCGCGTGGACAAGCAACGCGTTCTCCGTGAGGGGGACCATCGCTTCGCGATCCTTCTGGAGGAGAGTGTCCTCCGCCACCGCATCGGTGGCCCGGAGGTCATGGCGGGACAACTGAGACACCTTCTTGAAACGGCTTCCCTGCCTTCGGTGAGTCTCGGTGTGATCCCCATGACCGCCGATCGCACCAAACTCTGGCCGGTGGAGGGGTTTTTCCTTTTTGATGAGGCAGAAGTCAGTGTCGAGTTGGTCTCGGCGCACCTCAGCGTGAAGCAGTCTCAAGAGATCGGCATGTACGTTCAAGTATTCTCCGACCTTTCGGAGCTCGCCATTTACGGTTCGGCGGCAAAGGAATTGATCAGCGCGGCCATCGAGTCTCTCCAATAATTTCGGGCAAGATTTGGCAAGTTCGTTGAAGGTCCCATTTCTCCGCCTTTAGCATGGAACTCCACCAACCCGTTGGAGGAGTACATGAGCACCGACACCAAGAGCAGCGTCGAATTGATCGAGTTGGGCAAG
Above is a window of Streptomyces sp. NBC_01498 DNA encoding:
- a CDS encoding DUF6879 family protein, with the protein product MGNVPTFDELFQNCQSSAVHLEMRDGYMKSDPVFIDWRAGQRIDPAERWPDWYELVAEANGRGVEVRRARIVSEPVSEYIRFEYEVTEGLNVSAGEKIRWLSRRHATNIALPGNDFWLFDGNLVLVNHFDGDGDSLEHELTTDPDVAKLCASAFETVWELGTPHEEYRLS
- a CDS encoding helix-turn-helix domain-containing protein, translated to MRSSQQPPQLSSSSVQEATKALGQRLREIRRNAGLTARALAQQADWHKSKCSRFESGSRRPSETDLRAWALHCGVPELAEELVTTARGIEGMYVEWRRMEQTGLRHVQESVLPLWERTRRFRIYSSWLIPGPVQTAAYIEALLRSLRDRRRLVDDVEQAVRVRVDKQRVLREGDHRFAILLEESVLRHRIGGPEVMAGQLRHLLETASLPSVSLGVIPMTADRTKLWPVEGFFLFDEAEVSVELVSAHLSVKQSQEIGMYVQVFSDLSELAIYGSAAKELISAAIESLQ